A window from Triticum aestivum cultivar Chinese Spring chromosome 6D, IWGSC CS RefSeq v2.1, whole genome shotgun sequence encodes these proteins:
- the LOC123145279 gene encoding AT-rich interactive domain-containing protein 5 yields MSDGADSDRDLPRADGNDEPRHPVPRAAKEEEPPVADEFQDAPPSPETNSVGDGERSPDRAGLPNAGDCGETAPPDAGEEAVGVRVETNGEDAMSHDGDEGDGEDDDDDEDDEDDDDEEDEDDDSTPDASPRAEVKAEGDGSAGLAQCASQQPVEPDPFLEGHDSGTEEEQAAFMSELERFHREHSLEFKPPKFYGKGLNCLKLWRQVAHLGGHEQVTVCKLWRQVGETFRPPKTCTTVSWSFRIFYEKALLEYEKHKVRTGQLKISIPAVPQSGGTNREGVNPSSSARIRRDAAARAMQGWHAHRLLANDMYGDHILKDKDSIPLSSRDKNLKGFGVLKRKKASSPERAFKVSRTKVNKSQEDSMVIDVGEPADWVKINVRQTKECFEIYALVPGLLREEVHVQSDPAGRLVITGDPDQPDNPWGITAFKKVINLPLRIDPHQTSAVVTLHGQLFVRAPFGHPDM; encoded by the exons ATGAGCGACGGCGCCGATTCCGACCGCGACCTCCCGCGCGCCGACGGCAACGACGAGCCGCGCCACCCCGTCCCGcgggccgccaaggaggaggagccgCCCGTGGCCGACGAGTTCCAGGACGCGCCCCCGTCCCCCGAAACGAACAGCGTCGGCGACGGCGAGCGCTCCCCGGATCGGGCGGGGCTGCCCAATGCGGGGGACTGCGGGGAGACCGCGCCGCCCGACGCGGGGGAGGAGGCCGTGGGCGTGAGGGTGGAGACCAACGGCGAGGACGCCATGAGCCACGACGGCGATGAGGGGGacggcgaggacgacgacgacgatgaagatgatgaggatgatgatgacgaggaggacgaggacgacgactCCACCCCTGATGCGTCGCCGAGGGCGGAGGTGAAGGCGGAGGGCGACGGGTCGGCCGGGTTGGCGCAGTGCGCCAGCCAGCAGCCGGTGGAGCCCGACCCTTTCCTCGAGGGTCACGACTCCGGGACGGAGGAGGAGCAGGCGGCGTTCATGTCTGAGCTGGAGCGCTTCCACAGGGAGCACAGCCTCGAGTTCAAGCCGCCCAAGTTTTACGGCAAGGGCCTCAACTGCCTCAA GTTGTGGAGGCAGGTCGCTCACCTGGGAGGCCATGAGCAG GTAACAGTTTGTAAACTATGGCGTCAAGTTGGAGAGACTTTCAGGCCACCAAA GACCTGCACTACGGTGTCTTGGTCATTTCGAATTTTCTACGAGAAG GCACTTCTTGAATATGAAAAACACAAAGTACGAACTGGCCAGCTTAAAATATCGATACCTGCTGTACCACAATCTGGTGGTACAAACCGTGAG GGTGTAAATCCATCATCTTCTGCAAGAATTAGAAGGGATGCTGCAGCACGTGCTATGCAGGGTTGGCATGCGCACCGTCTCCTTGCCAATGACATGTATGGAGATCACATTTTAAAG GACAAAGACTCAATACCCCTTTCAAGTCGTGATAAGAATCTGAAAGGCTTTG GGGTACTCAAGAGGAAGAAAGCATCTAGTCCAGAGCGTGCTTTCAAGGTCTCCCGTACAAAAGTGAACAAGTCACA GGAAGATTCTATGGTCATTGATGTTGGAGAACCTGCCGATTGGGTGAAGATTAATGTTCGTCAAACT AAAGAATGCTTTGAGATATATGCGCTAGTTCCTGGGCTTCTAAGGGAAGAG GTGCATGTTCAGTCTGATCCTGCTGGACGTCTGGTTATAACTGGGGACCCTGACCAGCCTGATAACCCTTGGGGCATCACTGCATTCAAGAAG GTGATCAACTTGCCGTTAAGGATTGATCCGCATCAAACATCAGCAGTTGTCACGCTTCATGGCCAGCTATTTGTGCGTGCGCCATTTGGGCATCCGGACATGTAG